One genomic window of Candidatus Pseudobacter hemicellulosilyticus includes the following:
- a CDS encoding YggS family pyridoxal phosphate-dependent enzyme — translation MAINQIAWHQLTSTFQSQGVTLVAVSKIKPVSDIRALYELGQRDFGENYVQELADKQPQLPADLRWHFIGHLQSNKVKYIAGFVQLIHGVDSLRLLQEINKQAGKNNRTIDVLLQVHIAQEETKFGLDARELAEILSAGNLAALQHVRIRGLMGMASFTDSTDQLRQEFGNIKALFEEYRELFSGKGQAALFQEPPILSMGMSGDFALAVEAGSTMVRIGSLLFGARS, via the coding sequence ATGGCAATCAATCAAATCGCCTGGCATCAGCTGACAAGCACCTTCCAATCCCAGGGCGTTACCCTGGTAGCAGTGTCCAAGATCAAACCCGTGAGTGATATCCGCGCCCTCTATGAACTGGGACAGCGGGATTTTGGCGAGAACTATGTGCAGGAGCTGGCAGATAAACAGCCCCAGTTGCCTGCCGATCTGCGCTGGCATTTTATCGGGCATCTCCAATCCAATAAGGTCAAATACATTGCTGGTTTTGTACAGCTCATCCATGGGGTGGACAGCCTCCGGCTGCTGCAGGAGATCAACAAGCAGGCTGGAAAGAACAACCGCACCATTGATGTGCTGCTACAGGTACATATTGCACAGGAAGAAACCAAGTTTGGGCTGGATGCACGGGAACTGGCAGAAATTTTGTCGGCCGGTAACCTGGCCGCCCTGCAGCATGTCCGCATCCGCGGCCTGATGGGTATGGCCTCCTTTACGGACAGTACTGACCAGCTGCGCCAGGAATTTGGCAATATCAAAGCGTTGTTTGAGGAATACCGCGAACTGTTTAGCGGCAAAGGACAGGCCGCCTTGTTCCAGGAGCCTCCCATATTGTCCATGGGTATGAGCGGCGATTTTGCGCTGGCAGTGGAAGCTGGCAGCACCATGGTGCGGATAGGCAGCCTGTTGTTTGGGGCGCGTTCCTGA
- the hisIE gene encoding bifunctional phosphoribosyl-AMP cyclohydrolase/phosphoribosyl-ATP diphosphatase HisIE: MIKIDFKKYADGLAPAVIQDFKTQKVLMLGFMNEEALAKTVSEGKVTFFSRSKQRLWTKGEESGNHLLVKEVLSDCDNDTLLIKAQPLGPTCHTGADTCWSERNHSEDFLFYLEDIIELRKKSTEGKSYVRDLFARGINKVAQKVGEEAVELVIEAKDNNEELFLNEAADLLFHYLLLLNAKGHNLQQVLDILKARHSK; encoded by the coding sequence ATGATCAAGATCGATTTCAAGAAATATGCTGACGGCCTGGCGCCGGCGGTGATCCAGGATTTCAAGACCCAGAAAGTGCTGATGCTGGGTTTTATGAACGAGGAAGCCCTGGCAAAAACAGTGTCTGAAGGCAAGGTCACTTTTTTCAGTCGCAGCAAACAGCGGCTCTGGACCAAGGGCGAGGAAAGCGGTAACCACCTGCTGGTGAAAGAGGTCCTGTCTGACTGCGATAACGATACCCTGCTCATCAAGGCCCAGCCCCTGGGACCTACCTGCCATACCGGCGCTGATACCTGCTGGAGTGAACGCAACCATTCTGAAGATTTTCTCTTCTACCTGGAAGATATCATTGAGCTGCGCAAAAAAAGTACGGAAGGGAAATCCTATGTCCGTGATCTTTTTGCCAGGGGTATCAATAAAGTGGCGCAAAAGGTTGGTGAGGAAGCGGTTGAACTGGTCATAGAGGCCAAGGACAATAACGAGGAGCTTTTCCTCAATGAAGCGGCCGATCTCCTGTTCCACTATTTGCTGCTGCTGAATGCAAAAGGGCATAATCTGCAGCAGGTGCTGGACATCCTGAAAGCACGTCATTCAAAATAG
- a CDS encoding SDR family oxidoreductase codes for MKILITGANGLLGQHLVKLLLEQGYTVIATGKGPQRIPFEAGDHFRYHSLDFTDPFQVEAIMGRERPEVVVHAGAMTQVDECEQNPEACEKVNVQGTAQLLVDAEALGSHFIYVSTDFVFDGEKGRYTEEDEPGPVSFYGFSKLQAEAMVQTSELPWTIVRTCLVYGNTLQGTRSNIISWVKGSLEQGKSIKVVSDQWRTPTYVADLARGIGLVIARKATGLFHIAGKDILSPYEIALQTAAYFQLDASRIEKVDASSFSQPGKRPPKTDFVIEKARQVLGYEPVLFTEGLKRMFQQD; via the coding sequence ATGAAAATACTGATCACCGGTGCCAATGGCCTGCTGGGCCAGCATCTTGTAAAATTATTACTGGAACAGGGTTATACTGTTATTGCAACAGGTAAAGGTCCGCAACGGATCCCTTTTGAAGCGGGTGACCATTTCCGGTACCATAGTCTTGATTTTACTGATCCCTTCCAGGTGGAAGCCATTATGGGCCGGGAACGCCCGGAAGTAGTGGTGCATGCCGGCGCTATGACGCAGGTGGACGAATGTGAGCAGAACCCTGAGGCCTGTGAAAAGGTCAATGTGCAGGGTACGGCACAGCTGCTGGTAGATGCCGAAGCGCTCGGCAGCCATTTTATCTATGTGTCCACAGATTTTGTCTTTGACGGAGAGAAAGGCCGCTATACAGAAGAAGATGAGCCCGGTCCGGTCAGCTTTTACGGATTCAGCAAGCTGCAGGCGGAGGCTATGGTGCAAACCAGTGAACTTCCCTGGACCATTGTCCGCACCTGCCTTGTGTATGGCAATACCTTGCAGGGAACAAGAAGTAATATCATCAGCTGGGTGAAGGGGAGCCTGGAGCAGGGTAAATCCATCAAAGTAGTATCCGACCAGTGGCGTACCCCCACCTATGTGGCGGACCTGGCCCGGGGTATCGGGCTGGTGATTGCCCGGAAAGCTACAGGCCTGTTCCATATTGCCGGGAAAGATATCCTCTCGCCCTACGAAATAGCGCTGCAAACAGCAGCATACTTTCAGCTGGACGCCAGCCGGATTGAAAAAGTGGACGCTTCCAGTTTCAGCCAGCCCGGCAAGCGGCCGCCTAAAACAGATTTTGTGATCGAAAAGGCGCGCCAGGTGCTGGGTTATGAGCCGGTTTTGTTTACTGAGGGTCTTAAAAGGATGTTTCAGCAAGATTAA
- a CDS encoding acyl-CoA dehydrogenase family protein, which yields MQFQLSEEHLMIRKAARDFAQQECLPGVIERDEQQHFPKEQVYKLAELGFMGMMVDPKYGGSGMDTVSYVLAMEEISKIDASVSVCMSVNNSLVSWGLEAYGNEAQKEQYLVPLAQGRKDGELYIGAFLLSEPEAGSDATSQRTTAEDMGDYYLLNGTKNWITNGSSASVYLVMAQTDVAKGPKGINVFIVEKKWPGVTVGAKENKLGIRGSDTHTILFNDVKVPKANRIGEDGFGFTFAMKTLAGGRIGIASQALGIASGSYELALKYAKERKAFGKEIMHHQAIQFKLADMATRVEAARLLCLKAAWDKDQHQDYGLSSSMAKVYASETAMWTSVEAVQIHGGYGYVKEYHVERLMRDAKITQIYEGTSEVQRIVISRSILK from the coding sequence ATGCAATTTCAATTATCAGAAGAACATTTGATGATCCGGAAAGCTGCCCGTGATTTTGCACAGCAGGAATGCCTGCCTGGCGTTATTGAGCGCGACGAGCAGCAGCATTTTCCAAAAGAACAGGTATACAAGCTGGCAGAGCTGGGATTTATGGGTATGATGGTAGATCCAAAATACGGTGGTTCCGGTATGGACACTGTAAGCTATGTACTGGCTATGGAAGAGATCAGTAAGATTGACGCCAGCGTCAGTGTTTGTATGAGCGTGAACAACAGCCTGGTGAGCTGGGGGCTGGAAGCCTATGGCAATGAAGCCCAGAAAGAACAATACCTGGTGCCGCTGGCGCAGGGTCGCAAAGATGGTGAGCTGTATATCGGCGCCTTCCTGCTGAGTGAGCCGGAAGCGGGCAGTGACGCCACCTCACAGCGTACAACAGCCGAAGATATGGGTGATTATTATCTCCTGAATGGCACCAAGAACTGGATCACCAATGGTTCTTCCGCCTCGGTGTACCTGGTCATGGCGCAGACGGATGTCGCCAAAGGACCCAAGGGCATCAATGTATTTATAGTTGAAAAGAAATGGCCGGGTGTTACAGTAGGCGCCAAAGAGAACAAACTGGGCATCCGCGGCAGTGATACGCATACCATCCTGTTCAATGACGTGAAAGTGCCCAAGGCCAACCGTATCGGGGAAGATGGTTTTGGTTTCACCTTTGCCATGAAAACACTGGCCGGCGGCCGCATTGGCATTGCTTCACAGGCGCTGGGTATTGCCAGCGGCTCCTATGAGCTGGCCCTGAAATATGCCAAGGAAAGAAAGGCCTTTGGCAAGGAGATCATGCATCACCAGGCCATCCAGTTCAAGCTGGCGGATATGGCTACCAGGGTGGAAGCAGCACGCCTGCTTTGTCTGAAAGCCGCCTGGGACAAAGACCAGCACCAGGATTATGGACTCAGTTCTTCCATGGCAAAGGTATATGCCAGTGAAACGGCTATGTGGACCTCCGTGGAAGCCGTACAGATCCATGGCGGCTATGGATACGTAAAAGAATATCATGTGGAGCGGCTGATGCGTGACGCTAAGATCACCCAGATCTATGAAGGCACTTCAGAAGTGCAAAGGATCGTGATCAGCAGATCCATATTGAAATAA
- the hisA gene encoding 1-(5-phosphoribosyl)-5-[(5-phosphoribosylamino)methylideneamino]imidazole-4-carboxamide isomerase has protein sequence MEIIPAIDIIDGKCVRLTQGDYSQQTIYNENPLEVAKEFEDAGLRRLHLVDLDGAKAGAVKNWKVLEAIAGKTGMVIDFGGGIKTAKDVDIVLNSGAALATVGSIAVKDADLFTSWLQEYGADKFLLGADVKDEKIAVGGWLETTDLWIYDFLQQYIDKGVQQVFCTDVSKDGLLQGPSLDLYKNILGKFPALHFIASGGVSNMADVEALAEIGCKGVIIGKAIYEGRISLKELVNQRTF, from the coding sequence ATGGAGATCATTCCCGCCATAGACATCATAGACGGCAAATGTGTCCGCCTCACCCAGGGCGATTATAGCCAGCAGACCATCTACAATGAAAATCCACTGGAAGTGGCAAAAGAATTTGAAGATGCAGGCCTTCGCCGCCTGCACCTGGTAGACCTGGATGGCGCCAAAGCCGGCGCTGTAAAGAACTGGAAAGTGCTGGAAGCCATTGCGGGCAAGACCGGAATGGTGATTGATTTTGGTGGCGGCATCAAGACTGCCAAAGATGTGGACATTGTATTGAACTCCGGCGCAGCGCTGGCCACCGTGGGCAGCATTGCCGTAAAGGATGCTGATCTGTTCACCAGCTGGCTGCAAGAGTATGGTGCGGATAAGTTCCTCCTGGGGGCGGATGTGAAGGACGAAAAAATTGCCGTTGGCGGCTGGCTGGAAACCACTGATCTGTGGATCTATGATTTCCTGCAGCAATACATTGACAAAGGCGTACAGCAGGTGTTCTGCACTGATGTCAGCAAGGACGGACTGCTCCAGGGACCTTCCCTGGATCTCTATAAAAATATCCTCGGCAAATTCCCTGCGCTGCATTTTATAGCCAGTGGCGGTGTCAGCAATATGGCGGATGTGGAAGCCCTGGCGGAAATCGGCTGTAAAGGCGTGATCATTGGCAAGGCCATTTATGAAGGAAGGATATCCCTGAAAGAACTGGTGAACCAACGGACATTTTAA
- the hisF gene encoding imidazole glycerol phosphate synthase subunit HisF has protein sequence MLCKRIIPCLDIKDGRTVKGTNFVNLRDAGDPVELGALYAQQGADELVFLDITATNEKRKTLRELVNRIAHHINIPFTVGGGISSVEDVSLLLQNGADKISVNTAAFRNPALIGELAREFGSQCVVLAIDTRQEEDGEWYVYLNGGRLKTDTKCTDWARQGVDLGAGEILLTSMNHDGTKKGFALDITRQLAETLPVPVIASGGGGAMEHFVDVFEAGKADAALAASIFHFKEISIPELKGYLQQQNITIRPV, from the coding sequence ATGCTCTGTAAAAGAATTATTCCCTGCCTGGATATCAAGGACGGCAGAACGGTGAAAGGAACCAATTTCGTGAACCTGCGTGATGCCGGCGACCCGGTGGAACTGGGTGCTTTGTACGCACAGCAGGGTGCCGATGAACTGGTGTTCCTGGATATTACCGCCACCAATGAAAAAAGAAAGACCCTGCGCGAACTGGTGAACCGCATTGCGCACCATATCAATATCCCCTTCACCGTAGGTGGTGGGATCAGCAGTGTGGAAGATGTAAGCCTGCTGCTCCAGAACGGGGCCGACAAGATCTCCGTCAATACGGCTGCTTTCAGGAACCCGGCCCTGATCGGCGAACTGGCCCGTGAATTCGGCAGCCAGTGCGTTGTGCTGGCCATTGATACCCGCCAGGAAGAAGACGGGGAATGGTATGTATACCTGAATGGGGGCAGGCTGAAGACCGATACCAAATGTACCGACTGGGCCCGGCAGGGGGTAGACCTGGGCGCCGGCGAGATCCTGCTCACCTCTATGAACCATGACGGTACCAAAAAGGGGTTTGCCCTGGATATTACCCGGCAACTGGCGGAAACCCTGCCTGTACCGGTGATTGCCAGCGGCGGCGGCGGCGCTATGGAGCATTTTGTGGATGTTTTTGAAGCGGGCAAGGCCGATGCGGCGCTGGCTGCCAGTATCTTTCACTTTAAAGAGATCTCCATTCCGGAATTAAAAGGATATTTGCAGCAACAAAACATAACCATCAGGCCTGTATGA
- a CDS encoding AhpC/TSA family protein has protein sequence MKKLLLAGLLLPAFGWAQQGFLIKGQVTGVPDKAVVSLSDANVPTDTLARAVIKGGVFELKGLIKEPNLYMLNFDGAQKKTVLFMGNEQLTVKGSADNMRALEIKGSAIHQDFQEMQQTFDPLFVTVNQQAAALNGNPGAGENDSLMLAYKQQVAVIQTAMDQFISNKRASPVAAFLMVISFQMEQDGERLEKRYVQLTPTVQQGFFGKLMKEQLDNRNVAAIGSQAIDFTQNDPEGKPVSLAAYRGKYVLVDFWASWCGPCRMENPNVVLAYKKFSNKNFTILGVSLDREKAAWVQAIEEDQLTWTHVSDLQYWNNEVARAYKVEGIPQNFLIDPNGKIVAKNLRGEQLQAKLCELLGCN, from the coding sequence ATGAAAAAGTTGTTGTTGGCGGGCCTGCTTTTGCCCGCATTCGGCTGGGCTCAGCAGGGATTCCTGATCAAAGGCCAGGTGACCGGGGTGCCCGATAAAGCCGTGGTATCTCTTTCGGATGCCAATGTCCCTACTGATACCCTGGCCAGGGCCGTGATCAAAGGGGGCGTATTTGAATTGAAAGGGCTGATCAAAGAGCCCAACCTGTACATGCTCAACTTTGACGGCGCCCAGAAGAAAACCGTGCTGTTCATGGGAAATGAACAGTTGACCGTGAAAGGCAGTGCAGATAATATGCGCGCGCTGGAGATAAAGGGCTCGGCCATTCACCAGGACTTCCAGGAAATGCAACAGACCTTTGATCCTTTGTTTGTGACTGTCAACCAGCAGGCCGCAGCGCTCAACGGCAATCCGGGAGCGGGGGAGAATGATTCCCTGATGCTGGCCTACAAACAACAGGTGGCTGTTATACAAACGGCCATGGATCAGTTCATCAGCAATAAAAGAGCTTCTCCTGTAGCTGCTTTCCTGATGGTGATCAGCTTCCAGATGGAACAGGATGGAGAGCGGCTGGAAAAGCGTTACGTACAGCTCACACCCACTGTGCAGCAGGGTTTTTTTGGCAAGCTGATGAAAGAACAGCTTGACAACAGGAATGTGGCTGCTATAGGTTCACAGGCAATCGACTTTACACAAAACGATCCGGAGGGTAAACCCGTTTCACTGGCTGCCTACCGGGGTAAATATGTGCTGGTAGATTTCTGGGCCAGCTGGTGCGGCCCCTGCCGTATGGAAAACCCCAACGTAGTACTCGCTTATAAAAAGTTCAGCAATAAGAATTTTACCATACTGGGCGTTTCGCTGGACAGGGAGAAAGCCGCCTGGGTGCAGGCTATTGAGGAAGACCAGCTTACCTGGACACATGTCAGCGACCTGCAATACTGGAACAATGAAGTGGCCAGGGCCTACAAAGTGGAAGGCATACCCCAGAACTTCCTGATAGATCCCAACGGTAAAATAGTAGCCAAAAACCTTCGTGGCGAACAATTGCAAGCAAAGCTCTGCGAACTGCTGGGCTGTAATTAA
- a CDS encoding arginase: protein MKNIKLIEVPSEIGAGTRGASLGIDAIKIAALDFMSNFFIHFPSEKIPTENKLLYEPIESPYAKRIKGIMALYERVSKAVHDSIKNNFFPVVLSGDHSIAGATMAGIRMAKPKSRLGVIWIDAHADLHTPYTTPSGNIHGMPLAATINEDNEECAVHELDEETARQWNFLKTIGKIAPKVLPEDIVFISLRDFEKEEKYLIDKYGMKVISTNEVRRKGPENIVRSVTRYLSDCTDIYISFDVDSLDSSISKGTGTPVGNGLREREAEDLISKFMQLRKICCFEITEVNPTLDKENLMSEIAFNILQRSVNVLMMN, encoded by the coding sequence ATGAAGAATATCAAGTTGATAGAAGTTCCGTCAGAGATCGGTGCAGGCACCAGGGGCGCCAGCCTGGGCATTGATGCCATTAAGATTGCCGCCCTGGATTTCATGAGCAATTTCTTTATTCATTTTCCATCGGAAAAGATCCCCACTGAAAACAAGTTATTGTACGAACCTATAGAATCCCCTTACGCCAAACGCATCAAAGGCATTATGGCCCTATACGAAAGGGTGAGCAAGGCCGTACATGACAGTATTAAGAATAATTTTTTCCCGGTAGTACTCAGCGGGGATCACAGTATTGCCGGCGCCACCATGGCCGGCATCCGCATGGCCAAACCCAAAAGCAGGCTGGGTGTCATCTGGATTGACGCCCACGCCGATCTGCATACGCCTTATACCACCCCTTCCGGGAATATCCATGGCATGCCGCTGGCCGCCACCATCAATGAGGACAATGAAGAATGCGCCGTGCATGAACTGGATGAAGAAACTGCCAGACAATGGAATTTCCTGAAGACCATTGGTAAGATAGCACCCAAGGTGTTGCCAGAAGACATCGTCTTTATCTCCCTGCGCGATTTTGAAAAGGAAGAAAAATACCTGATCGATAAATACGGAATGAAGGTGATCTCTACCAACGAGGTGCGCCGCAAAGGACCGGAGAATATTGTACGCAGTGTTACCCGCTACCTGTCCGACTGCACCGATATCTATATCAGCTTTGACGTGGACAGCCTGGACTCTTCCATCTCCAAGGGCACCGGAACCCCTGTCGGGAACGGCCTGCGGGAAAGAGAGGCCGAGGACCTGATCAGCAAGTTCATGCAGCTGCGCAAGATCTGCTGCTTTGAGATCACAGAAGTAAATCCCACGCTGGATAAAGAGAACCTCATGAGCGAGATCGCCTTCAATATCCTGCAGCGCAGCGTAAATGTATTAATGATGAACTAA